The following coding sequences are from one Arachis hypogaea cultivar Tifrunner chromosome 7, arahy.Tifrunner.gnm2.J5K5, whole genome shotgun sequence window:
- the LOC112702220 gene encoding uncharacterized protein: MIMMRCFTLLLLLILYTSSSSCSSLLPLCNHHDNSNLLQFKNSFAIDISLIGDSKTASWKNGTDCCEWDGVTCDTTSGHVIGLDLSCSMLEGEFHPNSTLFQLTHLQQLNLAFNDFSHSPIYPGIGNLMSLTHLNLSYSSFGSDIPSTISHLSKLLSLDLSYNDDLALDESTWSKLIGNTTNLNELLLDEVGMSSVRETSLSLLMNLSSSLLSLRLSDTGLHGKFPTEVLGLTNLEELSLYGNEELKVELPKSNWSTPLRILDLSLIPFSEEIIPDSISHLKSLNKLWLWNCQFDGLIPVSLWNLTQLTELNLLGNRLHGEIPSLLSNLKHLTYLDLSRNTFSGHIPDVFHNFTKLHTLQLSFNSLGGQVPPSLFRPTQLSVLDLSYNKLGGQLPSSLLDLTQLSYLSLSFNQLIGPIPSKNATLSKLEILNLDNNFINGTIPDWCYSLSSLTRLDLSMNQLTGPISEFSTYSLKSLFLSDNKFQGDFPNSIFKFLKNLTDLDMSSNDFSGLVNFSHFSKLENLNSLDLSNNKILSFDSNCSVEYILPQLESLTFSSCSVTVFPSFLSRLQNLRILDLSNNKIHGKIPTWFSHNLLLTWMDFIDLSFNQLQGDLPIPPNGTYYFSVSNNNFTGGISSTICNASSLNALILSHNNLTGNIPQCLGSFPSLQVLDLQINNFYGSIPENFSKNNDFETIKLNGNQLEGPIPQSLAHCTNLEVLDLSDNNIEDVFPSRLEALQELQVLSLRNNKFHGTITCLSRKHPFPKLRIFDVSNNKFSGSLPMQYFQEFQGMMTMNDNTQADGLEYMSFYVNTTSVPYNDSVLITMKGQVIEMSRILTIFTTIDLSNNMFEGEIPHVIGELSSLKGLNLSHNKISGNIPQTLGNLTSLEWLDLSWNQLKGEIPLSLTNLNFLSVLNLSENQLKGVIPTGKQFNTFQNDSYRGNSMLCGFPLSKSCGNDEEQPPSVFPEAKESLFGWKSVAVGYACGMVFGMFLGRLFIKTAKPLWLARLICGYI, encoded by the coding sequence ATGATAATGATGAGGTGTTTTACTCTCTTGTTGCTTCTTATTCTTTATACTTCATCTTCCAGTTGCTCATCGCTGTTGCCACTATGCAACCACCATGACAACTCAAACTTGCTCCAATTCAAGAACTCATTTGCCATTGACATCTCATTGATCGGAGATTCCAAGACAGCATCATGGAAAAACGGTACTGACTGTTGCGAGTGGGATGGGGTCACGTGCGACACCACATCAGGACACGTGATTGGGCTTGACCTGAGTTGCAGCATGCTTGAAGGCGAGTTTCATCCCAACAGCACACTCTTCCAACTCACGCATCTTCAACAACTCAACCTTGCCTTCAATGACTTCTCCCACTCTCCAATATATCCCGGAATCGGTAATCTTATGAGTCTCACCCATCTCAATCTATCATACTCATCATTTGGCAGTGATATTCCGTCCACAATCTCACACTTGTCTAAATTACTCTCACTTGATCTCTCGTATAATGATGACCTAGCACTTGATGAATCCACATGGAGCAAACTCATTGGTAACACCACTAACTTGAATGAGCTACTTCTAGATGAGGTAGGCATGTCTTCTGTCAGAGAAACTTCATTGTCTTTGCTCATGAATTTGTCATCCTCTTTGCTGTCCTTGAGACTTTCTGACACTGGATTGCATGGAAAATTTCCAACTGAGGTACTTGGTTTAACTAATCTTGAAGAACTAAGTTTGTATGGCAATGAAGAGCTGAAGGTTGAACTTCCAAAGTCCAATTGGAGCACTCCTCTAAGGATCTTGGACCTCTCTTTGATACCTTTCTCGGAAGAAATAATACCTGATTCCATTTCCCATTTGAAGTCTCTTAACAAACTATGGCTATGGAATTGCCAATTTGATGGATTAATTCCTGTGTCTTTGTGGAACCTCACTCAACTAACTGAGTTGAACCTTTTAGGAAATAGACTTCATGGTGAGATTCCATCTTTGCTTTCAAACCTCAAACATCTCACCTACTTAGATCTTAGTCGTAATACGTTCAGTGGTCACATCCCAGATGTGTTCCACAACTTCACTAAATTACATACCTTGCAACTTTCTTTTAACAGTCTAGGAGGTCAAGTACCGCCATCATTGTTTCGTCCAACCCAACTATCTGTTTTAGATTTGTCATATAATAAATTAGGAGGTCAGCTGCCATCATCATTACTTGATCTAACTCAACTTTCTTACTTAAGTCTGTCTTTTAATCAATTAATCGGCCCAATTCCAAGCAAAAACGCCACACTTTCAAAACTAGAAATACTAAATTTGGATAATAACTTTATAAATGGGACAATTCCAGACTGGTGCTATTCTTTGTCTTCATTGACAAGGCTAGATCTTAGCATGAATCAACTTACAGGGCCAATTAGCGAATTCTCCACTTATTCATTGAAATCTTTATTTCTCTCTGATAACAAATTTCAAGGTGATTTTCCAAATTCgatctttaaatttctaaaaaatctCACTGATTTGGATATGTCATCAAATGATTTCAGTGGTCTTGTGAACTTTTCTCATTTTTCAAAGTTGGAAAATTTAAATTCTCTTGATCTTTCTAACAATAAAATTCTCTCTTTTGATAGTAATTGTAGTGTTGAATATATATTACCGCAACTTGAATCTTTAACTTTCTCTTCTTGTAGTGTTACTGTTTTTCCTTCATTCCTAAGTAGACTACAAAATCTAAGAATTTTAGATCTTTCTAACAATAAAATCCATGGAAAGATTCCCACTTGGTTCAGTCATAATCTCTTGCTCACATGGATGGACTTTATTGACCTCAGTTTCAACCAGCTGCAAGGAGATCTTCCAATCCCACCAAATGGCACCTATTACTTTTCAGTTTCGAACAACAACTTCACAGGAGGCATTTCTTCAACAATATGCAATGCAAGCTCCCTCAATGCACTAATCTTGTCTCACAACAATTTGACTGGCAATATTCCACAATGCTTGGGATCTTTTCCTTCGCTCCAGGTTTTGGATTTGCAAATCAACAACTTTTATGGAAGCATACCTGAAAACTTCTCCAAGAATAATGATTTTGAGACTATAAAGTTGAACGGCAACCAATTAGAGGGACCAATACCACAATCGTTGGCTCATTGCACAAATCTGGAAGTTCTAGACCTGAGTGACAATAACATAGAAGATGTATTTCCCAGTAGGCTAGAAGCTCTTCAGGAATTACAGGTACTCAGTTTACGAAATAACAAATTTCATGGTACCATCACTTGTTTGAGTAGGAAGCACCCATTTCCAAAGTTGAGAATTTTTGATGTGTCTAATAACAAGTTTAGTGGGTCTTTGCCAATGCAATACTTTCAAGAGTTTCAGGGAATGATGACTATGAATGATAATACTCAAGCTGATGGTTTGGAGTATATGAGCTTCTATGTTAATACAACCAGTGTACCATATAATGATTCTGTGCTGATCACCATGAAAGGTCAAGTGATAGAAATGTCAAGGATATTAACTATTTTCACAACCATAGACTTGTCAAATAACATGTTTGAAGGAGAAATTCCACATGTCATTGGAGAATTAAGTTCTCTCAAAGGGCTTAATCTTTCTCACAATAAAATCAGTGGTAACATTCCACAAACTCTGGGTAATTTGACAAGTTTGGAATGGTTAGACCTCTCATGGAACCAACTGAAAGGTGAAATACCTCTGTCTTTGACAAATTTGAATTTTCTATCTGTCTTGAACCTTTCTGAAAACCAGTTGAAGGGAGTGATACCAACAGGAAAACAGTTCAATACATTCCAAAATGATTCTTATAGAGGAAATTCAATGCTATGTGGATTCCCTTTGTCAAAGTCATGCGGCAATGATGAAGAACAACCACCTTCAGTATTTCCTGAGGCAAAAGAATCATTATTTGGGTGGAAGTCGGTTGCAGTGGGATATGCATGTGGAATGGTGTTTGGGATGTTCCTTGGAAGGTTGTTTATAAAGACAGCGAAACCCTTGTGGCTTGCCAGACTTATTTGTGGCTATATTTAA